In a single window of the Coffea eugenioides isolate CCC68of chromosome 3, Ceug_1.0, whole genome shotgun sequence genome:
- the LOC113765654 gene encoding uncharacterized transmembrane protein DDB_G0289901, producing the protein MNSNYGKSNSKSGSLNSFDFDLGLGKSGSRSLSDQKNQSSSYGSYSSAQAKPSTTPSWTHQPINKPSWTHQPAAPAQSTRTGSLSGPTSMVGDISGKSWGSSAPASSLNSGIGVVNKDPNLFGDLLGSALGQNKGNSNVPLKNAAPASNKSSFSMGGMADSLPKTGNSTKSSGNWGSSETFGTYTSGFSSNNSGRGNVNLNGNASKGTNLGGPSMKSMAGGGGLGGMGSNKDPFGSLVDFSSKPSGNMKSESKGSASSKVGDDAFQSFQSASKTSGVAHPSGSFTSGNNNSTGSGAGGSYSNVDDFGFFSTPSQSQPSSFPSGNHNTAGPGAGGSFSNIDDFGFPSSQPHSRPSGQSTGVDSFDALFTTTPGSGAEFKSQDSSGRDDWGFESDFNGHDTGGTTELEGLPPPPAGVSASTAKNKGLDNYKQGQFADAIKWLSWTVVLLEKAGDDTGIMDVLTCRAACYKEVGEYKKAVADCTKALEQDDKNVNILVQRALLYESMEKYKLGAEDLRSVMRIDPGNRVARSTIHRLTKMAD; encoded by the exons ATGAATTCAAACTACGGAAAATCCAATAGCAAATCGGGATCCTTAAATAGTTTCGACTTCGATTTGGGTCTTGGAAAGTCGGGTTCTCGATCTCTTAGCGATCAAAAGAACCAGTCTTCTTCATATGGTTCATATTCATCAGCTCAGGCAAAGCCCAGTACGACGCCGTCCTGGACTCACCAGCCTATTAACAAACCCTCATGGACCCACCAACCTGCTGCTCCGGCTCAATCAACTCGGACGGGATCTCTATCGGGTCCCACTTCGATGGTGGGGGATATTTCTGGGAAGAGTTGGGGTTCATCTGCCCCAGCTAGCAGTTTGAATTCTGGGATTGGAGTTGTTAACAAAGATCCCAACTTGTTTGGTGATTTGCTTGGCTCGGCATTGGGTCAGAACAAGGGCAATAGTAATGTGCCTTTGAAAAATGCAGCTCCGGCGTCGAATAAGAGCTCATTTTCAATGGGGGGTATGGCGGATTCATTGCCCAAAACGGGTAATTCAACAAAAAGTAGCGGAAATTGGGGGTCTAGTGAAACTTTCGGGACTTATACGAGTGGATTTAGCAGTAACAACAGCGGTAGAGGGAATGTTAACTTGAATGGGAATGCTAGTAAAGGAACAAATCTTGGTGGTCCTTCTATGAAGAGTATGGCTGGAGGTGGAGGATTGGGTGGGATGGGTTCAAATAAGGACCCGTTTGGTTCCTTAGTTGATTTTTCGTCTAAACCGAGTGGTAATATGAAGTCAGAGAGTAAAGGAAGTGCTAGTAGTAAAGTTGGAGATGATGCATTTCAAAGTTTTCAGAGTGCTTCAAAAACAAGTGGAGTTGCACATCCTTCAGGTAGTTTTACCTCAGGAAACAACAACTCGACAGGATCAGGTGCAGGAGGTTCTTATTCGAATGTTGACGATTTTGGGTTCTTTAGTACTCCGTCCCAGAGTCAGCCAAGTAGTTTTCCTTCGGGGAACCATAATACTGCTGGGCCAGGTGCAGGAGGTTCTTTTTCGAATATTGATGATTTTGGGTTCCCTAGTAGTCAGCCTCATAGTCGACCATCTGGTCAGTCCACTGGTGTTGATAGTTTTGATGCATTGTTTACGACAACTCCAGGCAGCGGTGCTGAATTTAAAAGCCAGGATTCTTCTGGGCGCGATGACTGGGGATTCGAATCGGACTTCAATGGCCATGACACAGGTGGGACAACCGAACTTGAAGGACTTCCACCCCCACCTGCTGGTGTTAGTGCTTCAACTGCGAAAAATAAGGGATTAGACAATTACAAGCAGGGCCAGTTTGCTGACGCCATAAAATGGTTGTCTTGGACCGTCGTTCTTTTGGAGAAAGCTGGAGATGATACTGGCATCATGGACGTCTTGACATGCAGAGCTGCATGTTACAAAGAAGTTGGTGAATATAAGAAAGCTGTAGCTGATTGCACAAAG GCGCTAGAACAAGATGACAAAAATGTGAACATCTTGGTGCAACGTGCTCTTTTGTACGAGAGTATGGAGAAGTACAAGCTTGGAGCTGAAGACCTCAGAAGTGTTATGAGAATTGATCCTGGTAATAGGGTTGCAAGAAGTACCATTCATCGGTTAACCAAAATGGCTGACTAG